In Quercus lobata isolate SW786 chromosome 12, ValleyOak3.0 Primary Assembly, whole genome shotgun sequence, a genomic segment contains:
- the LOC115972041 gene encoding pentatricopeptide repeat-containing protein At4g02820, mitochondrial — protein sequence MLLRSIRFRATLACAARRFSAQAAAAVAAAVEKKAAAAAAAAASTKSSGDGRDTLGRRLMSLVYAKRSAVIAIRKWKEEGHTVRKYDLNRIVRQLRKLRRYKHALEICEWMTLQQDIRLQTGDYAVHLDLIAKVRGVNSAEKFFEDLPDKMTGHLVCSALLHVYVQNKLSAKAEALMEKMTECGFLKNSLPYNHMLSLYISNGQLEKVPGVIHKLKKNTLPDVITYNLWLTACASQNDVETAEKVFLELKKENIVPDWVTYSALTNLYIKKALPEKASYTLKQMEKNAFRKNRAAYSSLLSLHTNMGDKDEVHRIWKKMISLYRKMSDAEYTCMLSSLVKLGEFEEAESLYCEWETVSGTGDARVSNILLAAYINRNQMEMAENFYNQMVEKGITPSYTTWELLTWGYLNQKQMEKVLDYFTKAVGSVKKWNPDERLVGEVFKKFEEQGNVEGAEKILVILRKAGHLNTEVYNSLLRTYAKAGKMPLIVAERMEKDKVQLNEETHELIKLTSKMCVSEASITYS from the exons ATGTTGCTTCGTTCCATACGTTTCCGTGCAACCCTGGCTTGCGCCGCCCGCCGCTTCTCGGCGCAAGCTGCAGCAGCAGTAGCAGCGGCGGTGGAGAAAAaagccgccgccgccgccgccgccgccgcctcAACGAAAAGCTCGGGCGATGGCAGAGACACACTGGGTAGGAGGCTTATGAGTCTGGTGTACGCAAAACGCAGCGCCGTCATCGCCATTCGGAAATGGAAAGAAGAAGGCCACACTGTTCGCAAGTACGATCTCAACCGCATCGTCCGTCAGCTCCGCAAGCTCAGGCGTTACAAACACGCCCTCGAG ATTTGTGAATGGATGACATTACAGCAAGATATCAGGCTGCAAACAGGTGACTATGCAGTCCACTTGGACTTGATTGCAAAAGTCCGTGGTGTAAATAGTGCAGAAAAATTCTTTGAGGATCTTCCTGATAAAATGACAGGCCATCTTGTGTGTTCAGCTCTTCTCCATGTCTATGTCCAAAACAAGTTGTCTGCCAAAGCTGAAGCTCTGATGGAGAAAATGACCGAATGCGGTTTCTTGAAGAATTCCCTTCCTTACAACCACATGCTTTCTCTGTATATCTCAAATGGGCAGCTAGAGAAGGTCCCAGGAGTGATTCATAAACTAAAGAAGAACACTTTACCCGATGTTATTACCTACAATCTATGGTTAACAGCTTGTGCTTCCCAAAATGATGTTGAAACTGCAGAAAAAGTTTTCCTTGAGCTAAAGAAGGAAAATATAGTTCCAGATTGGGTTACATATAGTGCACTAACCAACTTGTACATAAAAAAAGCACTCCCTGAAAAAGCATCATATACTTTGAAACAGATGGAGAAAAATGCTTTTCGGAAAAATCGAGCTGCCTATTCTTCTCTCTTAAGTTTGCATACAAACATGGGGGATAAGGATGAAGTTCATCGAATATGGAAGAAGATGATATCATTATATCGTAAAATGAGCGATGCTGAGTATACTTGCATGTTATCTTCACTAGTGAAACTTGGGGAGTTTGAAGAAGCTGAGAGTCTCTATTGTGAGTGGGAAACAGTTTCTGGGACTGGTGATGCTAGGGTTTCAAATATACTTCTTGCAGCCTACATCAACCGGAACCAGATGGAAATGGCtgaaaatttttacaatcaAATGGTAGAAAAAGGAATCACTCCTTCTTACACTACTTGGGAGCTTCTTACATGGGGTTATTTAAATCAGAAACAGATGGAAAAGGTTTTAGACTATTTTACCAAAGCTGTTGGTAGTGTGAAAAAATGGAATCCTGATGAAAGGTTGGTTGGAGAAGTGTTTAAGAAATTTGAGGAGCAAGGCAATGTTGAAGGGGCAGAGAAAATATTGGTCATTCTAAGGAAAGCTGGCCATTTGAATACTGAGGTATATAATTCCCTACTACGAACTTATGCTAAAGCTGGCAAAATGCCACTTATAGTAGCAGAACGGATGGAGAAGGATAAGGTTCAGTTGAATGAGGAGACTCATGAGCTCATAAAATTAACCAGTAAAATGTGTGTCAGTGAAGCTTCTATCACTTATTCTTAA